The Streptomyces sp. A2-16 sequence ACAGAGGACACGGAGGCAACGGGCATGGAGACAGAGGGCATAAAGGCACTGTGCGGGAGGACGGGGCGGCGTCCCCAGGGTCGTAGGTCCTTACTTGCCTCAGCACTCGACCTCAGCACTCGACCTCAGTACTCGCCCTCAGCGCCGCTCCATCTGCCGGCGGGCCACATACGCGGCCGCCTGGGACCGCCGTTCCATTCCGAGTTTGGACAGCAGGCTGGACACGTAGTTCTTGATGGTCTTCTCGGCGAGATGCAGCCGTTCCCCGATCTGGCGGTTGGTGAGCCCTTCGCCGATGAGATCGAGGATCTTGCGTTCCTGTCCGGTCAGGCGCGCGAGTTCGTCGTTCCGCCCGGTGCCGCCGTTGCGCAGTCGCTCCAGCACGCGCGCGGTGGCCACCGGGTCCAGCAGGGATCTGCCGGCGGCCACGCCCCGGACGGCGTCCAGCAGTTCGGAGCCGCGGATGGCCTTGAGGACGTATCCGGAGGCACCGGCCATGATCGCCTCGAAGAGGGCCTCGTCGTCGGCGTACGACGTCAGCATCAGGCACTTCACGGACTCGTCCCGCGAGCGGATCTCCCGGCAGACCTCGACCCCGCTGCCGTCGGGGAGCCGTACGTCGAGGACCGCCACGTCGGGCCGGGTGGCCGGAATGCGCGTCAGCGCGTCGGCGGCCGTACCCGCCTCGCCGACCACCTCGATATCGCCCTCCACGGAGAGGAGCTCATGGACGCCGCGCCGCACGACCTCATGGTCGTCGAGGAGAAATACCCTGACTTTTCCGTCTTCGCGCACTCGGCAAGTCAAACACAGAAACTCTTCCGGTGGCCGGGGTGGACGGGATAACGTGCCGTTGCTCCGGCCTCCTGCAAGGCTGTGACCAGCATCCCTTCGGGCCTTTTCCGATTTACTTGGAAATCCAAGCAAAATCGCAGGTCAAAGGGGGTTTCACAGAAATGTGGAGCACTGGGTAACGTGATTCTTGCAGGGCGCTCGCCGGGGCACCTGTCACGCCTGTTCCGGCCGAGTGGCACCCACCCCGTGCGCGGGTGTCGGAAACAGGTGAGCCGCACTGGTACACCCGGCAACCCCGGGGGCCGGACCGACGGAGGAGCACACGTGACCGTGGAGAGCACTGCCGCGCGCAAGCCGCGACGCAGCGCCGGGACGAGGAAGTCCCCGAGCACCAAGCCCGAACTGGTTCAGCTGCTGACGCCCGAGGGCAAGCGCGTCAAGAACGCCGAGTACGACAAGTACGTCGCCGACATCACCCCCGAAGAGCTTCGCGGCCTGTACCGCGACATGGTGCTCACCCGTCGCTTCGACGCCGAGGCCACCTCCCTGCAGCGCCAGGGCGAACTGGGCCTGTGGGCCTCGCTGCTCGGCCAGGAGGCCGCCCAGATCGGCTCGGGACGGGCGCTGCGCGACGACGACTACGTCTTCCCCACCTACCGCGAGCACGGCGTGGCCTGGTGCCGCGGGGTCGACCCGACCAACCTGCTCGGCATGTTCCGCGGGGTGAACAACGGCGGCTGGGACCCGAACAGCAACAACTTCCACCTGTACACGATCGTCATCGGCTCCCAGACGCTGCACGCCACCGGCTATGCCATGGGCGTGGCCAAGGACGGCGCCGACTCGGCCGTCATCGCCTACTTCGGCGACGGCGCCTCCAGCCAGGGCGACGTGGCCGAATCGTTCACCTTCTCCGCGGTCTACAACGCCCCGGTCGTGTTCTTCTGCCAGAACAACCAGTGGGCCATCTCCGAGCCGACCGAGAAGCAGACCCGCGTCCCGCTCTACCAGCGCGCGCAGGGCTTCGGCTTCCCCGGCGTACGGGTCGACGGCAACGACGTGCTCGCGTCGCTGGCCGTCACCAAGTGGGCGCTGGAGCGGGCCCGCGCGGGCGAGGGGCCGACCCTGGTCGAGGCGTACACCTACCGGATGGGCGCCCACACCACCTCCGACGACCCGAGCAAGTACCGGGCCGACGAAGAGCGCGAGGCGTGGGAGGCGAAGGACCCGATCCTGCGCCTCCGCCGGTACCTGGAGGCCTCAAACCACGCGGACGAGGGATTCTTCGCGGAACTGGAGACCGAGTCCGAGGCGTTGGGCAGGCGAGTGCGTGAGGTGGTGCGTGCGATGCCGGACCCGGATCGTTTCGCGCTTTTCGAGCACGCGTATGCGGACGGGCACGCGCTCGTCGACGAGGAGCGGGCCGGGTTCGCCGCCTACCAGGCGTCGTTCGCGGATGGGGAAGGGGCCTGATCATGGCAGTGGAAAAGATGGCTCTGGCCAAGGCGATCAACGAATCGCTCCGGCGCGCCCTGGACACCGACCCGAAGGTCCTCGTCATGGGCGAGGACGTCGGCAAGCTCGGCGGCGTCTTCCGGGTGACCGACGGACTGCAGAAGGACTTCGGCGAGGACCGGGTCATCGACACCCCGCTCGCGGAGTCCGGCATCGTCGGCACGGCGATCGGCCTGGCGCTGCGCGGCTACCGGCCGGTGGTGGAGATCCAGTTCGACGGATTCGTGTTCCCCGCCTACGACCAGATCGTCACCCAGCTGGCGAAGATGCACGCCCGCTCGCTGGGCAAGGTCAAGATGCCGGTCGTGGTGCGGATCCCCTACGGCGGCGGCATCGGCGCGGTGGAGCACCACTCGGAGTCCCCCGAGGCGCTGTTCGCGCACGTGGCGGGCTTGAAGGTGGTCAGCCCCTCCAACGCCTCCGACGCGTACTGGATGATGCAGCAGGCCATCCAGTCCGACGACCCGGTGATCTTCTTCGAGCCCAAGCGGCGCTACTGGGACAAGAGCGAGGTCAACACCGAGGCCATCCCGGGCCCGCTGCACAAGGCGCAGGTGGTCCGTGAGGGCACCGACCTGACCCTCGTCGCCTACGGCCCGATGGTCAAGCTGTGCCAGGAGGTCGCCGACGCGGCCGCCGAGGAGGGCAAGTCGCTGGAGGTGGTGGACCTGCGGTCGGTCTCCCCCCTCGACTTCGACGCGATCCAGGCCTCGGTGGAGAAGACACGTCGACTGGTCGTGGTGCACGAGGCGCCGGTGTTCTTCGGTTCGGGCGCCGAGATCGCGGCCCGGATCACCGAGCGGTGCTTCTACCACCTGGAGGCCCCGGTGCTCAGGGTCGGCGGCTACCACGCCCCGTATCCCCCGGCCCGCCTGGAGGAGGAGTACCTGCCGGGTCTGGACAGGGTGCTCGACACCGTCGACCGTGCCCTGGCGTACTGAGGAGAGGGCCGTGACGACGATGACGGATGCGTCCGTACGCGAGTTCAAGATGCCCGACGTGGGCGAGGGCCTCACCGAGGCGGAGATCCTCAAGTGGTACGTCCAGGTCGGGGACACGGTCACCGACGGGCAGGTGGTGTGCGAGGTGGAGACGGCCAAGGCGGCCGTCGAACTGCCCATCCCCTACGACGGTGTGGTGCGCGACCTGCACTTCCCCGAGGGCACCACGGTGGACGTCGGCACCTCGATCATCGCGATCGACGTGAGCGGCGGGGCGGACGCGCAGGCGCCGGCCGAGGCTGCGCAAGCCCCTGTGGCCGCTGCCCCTGTCGCCGACGCCGACGAGAAGAAGCCGGAGGGCCGTCAGCCGGTCCTGGTCGGCTACGGCGTGGCGACCTCCTCCACCAAGCGCCGCCCCCGCAAGGGTGCCGAGGTACCGGTCCAGCAGGCGTCGGCGGCCGTCCAGACCGAGCTGAACGGTCACGGTGCGGCTCCCGTGCCGGAGTCCCGCCCGCTGGCCAAGCCCCCGGTCCGCAAGCTGGCCAAGGACCTGGGCGTAGACCTCGCCACGGTGATCCCGTCCGGCCCGGACGGCATCATCACCCGCGAGGACGTCCACGCGGCGGTCACGCAGACCGGGACGGTCACCCCGACCGAGACGCCGGCGCCGGTCACCACGGCCCCGGTGACCCAGGTACCCGCGGTCCCGGCGGCGCCCGTCGCCTCCTACGACACGGCCCGCGAGACCCGCGTCCCGGTCAAGGGCGTCCGCAAGGCGACGGCCGCCGCGATGGTCGGTTCCGCGTTCACGGCCCCGCATGTCACGGAGTTCGTGACGGTGGACGTGACCCGCACCCTGAAGCTGGTCGAGGAGCTCAAGCAGGACAAGGACTTCACGGGTCTGCGGGTGAACCCGCTCCTGCTGATCGCCAAGGCCCTGCTGGTGGCGATCAGGCGCAACCCGGACGTCAACGCGTCCTGGGACGAGGCGAACCAGGAGATCGTCCTCAAGCACTACGTCAACCTGGGCATCGCCGCGGCCACCCCCCGCGGCCTGATCGTCCCGAACATCAAGGACGCCGACGCCAAGACGCTTCCGCAACTGGCCGAGGCGCTGGGCGAGTTGGTGGCGACCGCGAAGGAGGGCCGCACCTCCCCGGCCGCGATGCAGGGCGGCACGGTGACCATCACCAACGTCGGCGTCTTCGGCGTCGACACCGGCACCCCGATCCTGCCGCCCGGCGAGTCCGCGATCCTCGCCGTCGGCGCGATCAAGCTCCAGCCCTGGGTCCACAAGGGCAAGGTCAAGCCCCGTCAGGTCACCACCCTGGCACTCAGCTTCGACCACCGCCTGGTCGACGGCGAACTGGGCTCCAAGCTCCTCGCCGACGTGGCCGCGATCCTGGAACAGCCCAAGAAACTGATCACCTGGGCGTGACCCGCGGGTAGCGGACAAGTTGTCCAACACTGAGGGGACGGCCGCACGTTCGGGTTGCGGCCGTCCCTTCAGTCGTGCACGGGGTGGATCAGGACCGATGGAGCACGTACACCGGCGCGCCGCCCTCCGTAGCGCCCTGAGAACGAATGCAGGCGTGCTTGCGCAGCAGCCGCAGGCATTCGTTGACGCGATGCACGGACAGTCCCGTCCGGGCCGCGATCGATTCGAGCGGCTGCCGCAGTTCACCCTCCTCGACCAGCACCGGAGCGATGACGACGGCCACGGTCCAGACGTCCTCGGTCACGGACAACCGCCGCCGCCAGTCGGCCAGGACGGATTCCGTCGTCGGCTGTGACAGCGAGTCGGCGGTGTGCGTCGGACGTTCGAGCGCCAGGGCGTCGAGCCGGTCCGCGATGCGCTCCATGGCCAGGGCGATGGCCTGCTGGGCCGCGAGAGTGGCACGCTGCGTCTCCAGTATCTCCCGCTGCGATTCCACGATCGCTTCCTGCAGGGCGATCGACTTGTGCTGAGCGGCGGCGAACTGCTCGTCGGCCTGGAGGTTGCGCTCCTCGAGCCGGACGATGGCCTCGGCGACCTGGTCCGGCATGGCGTAGGCGATGGGCGCGCCTGGCTCGGAAGGCTGCACCTCGGCCTCTTCGAGGGTGTAGGAGCCCTCTCGCTGGACGGTCTCGATCACTTCGGCGGCCCACTGTTTGAAGGGGGCGCAGGAGGGTTTGGTGCAGGCGTTGACGAGAAGGATGAGGCCTTGGAGGGAGATGACATTCAGGTCTCGACGCCACTCTCTACCTGCGGGAATGCTGAGACCGTAAGCCCCAGTTACGGTCTCGAGGATCTCTCGATGGTCGTCAGGTACATGGTCGGCGAGAGCCTGCCGAGAGTTCGTGTGCCCCAGTTGCCTGCACACATCCACCGCCGGAAACCAATGGTTCCCGTCCGGCATGGTCAGCCTCCGGATTCGGTGCCCGGTCGCCGCGTAGACGAAGTCACTGACGTCGATCGCCTCGTATTTCTTGCCCGCCTCGGGCCGCTTGCTGGGTTCGTTCATGTGAACCACCTCCGCAGCGGAACCTAGGGTGAAGAAGATCGGGTATGCCAACTGACGTAACGATGTTCACCAATGCGAGGGAAAGTCCCGGATTCCGCTGGCGTCCGCGGCACCCGGTACGACGAAGGGGCCTGCCACCGCAGAGTGGCAGGCCCCTTCGTGATGTTCCGGGGCGTCAGCTGATCTTGGCGTAGCCGTAGTTGATGAGCTTCTTCACGTCGGTGGTGCGGTTGGCCGCCGAGGAGGAGGTCATGACCGTGCCGATGACGGACTCGCCGTTCTTCGTCGCGGCGAAGACCAGGCAGTACTTGGAGTCGGTGCCCGAGCCGGTCTTGATGCCGAGCGTGCCGTTCCAGCCGAGCAGGGTGTTGGTGTTCGTCCAGGCGCCCATGGTGCGGGTGCTGCCGGTCTTCGTGATCGTCTTCGCCGTGTACGACTTGGTCTTCACGACCGACTTGAAGGTGGAGTTCTTCATCACGTTGCGGGCGAGCAGCGTGAGGTCCTTCGGCGTCGAGGCGTTCGCACCATTGCTTATTCCGTCGAACGAGTCGAACTTCGTGTTCGTCATGCCCAGGCTCCGGGCCGTGGTGTTCATCTTCGCGATGAACGACTTGGTGCGCGCGGAGACCGTCGAACCGGTGCCGAACTTGTCGGCGAGGGCCATCGCGGCGTCACAGCCGGACGGCAGCATCATCCCGTAGAGCAGCTGACGGACCGTGACCTTGTCGCCGACGATCAGGCGGGCGGACGAGGCGCCCTTGGAGACGATGTAGTCGCTGTACGCCTTCTTGATCGTGACCTTGGCGTCCAGGTTCAGGTTCGACTGCGACAGCACGACCTTCGCGGTCATGATCTTCGTGGTGGAAGCGGTGAGCCGCTTCGTGTTCGGCGCCTTGCTGTAGAGGGTGGAGCCGGTCGCGCTGTTCATCAGGAATCCGCCCTTGGCGGTGATGGTCGGCGTGGTGAGTGCCTGCGCGGGTGCCGCGGTGAGAGCTCCGGTGGCGAGCACTGCGCCGGTCGTGATCGCGACGGCTGCGGCTCTGCGGACACGGAGGCCCTTGGTGGCGGTAATCAACTGAAATACCCCGAATACGTCGAATGCCCCTGGGTGCGGCCGAGTTGGAAGGGGAAGAAAGTGGGGCCGCACGTGTGTGACACGTAACTAGCACACAAGGTTGTGCCCCGACTGAGGCGGGCGTGGTTCTCGTCGGCGTGAGTGCCTGTCGAGGTCCGAATACTGGACGGGACTTATCATGCGTACGTGTTGTATCTAAGCTGTGGGCATGAGCTTGGCCGTGAAACAGCCCCCCGCCGCCGATCGCGTCTACGCCCACGTCAAGCAGGGTGTACTGGACCGCCGTTACGAGGGCGGGAGCCTGCTCACCGAGGGTGAGCTCGCCGAGGCCGTCGGGGTTTCCCGCACACCTGTGCGAGAGGCGCTGCTGCGGCTGGAGGTCGAAGGGCTGATCAAGCTTTACCCGAAAAAGGGAGCACTGGTCCTGCCCGTCTCCGCCCAGGAGATCGCCGACGTGGTCGAGACCCGGCAGCTCGTCGAGGGGCACGCCGTCCGCAAGGCCGTACCGGCGTCACCGCAGCTCCTCGCCCGCCTCGAGGAACTGCTCGCCCAGCAGAAGGAGCAGGCCGCCACCGGGGATCTGGCCGGAGCCGCCGTCACCGACCGCTGCTTCCACGCCGAGATCGTCCGCAGCGGTGGCAACGAGATCCTCAGCCGGCTCTACGACCAGCTCCGCGACCGCCAGCTCAGGATGGGAGTCGCCGTGATGCACGCCCACCCG is a genomic window containing:
- a CDS encoding response regulator transcription factor; this encodes MREDGKVRVFLLDDHEVVRRGVHELLSVEGDIEVVGEAGTAADALTRIPATRPDVAVLDVRLPDGSGVEVCREIRSRDESVKCLMLTSYADDEALFEAIMAGASGYVLKAIRGSELLDAVRGVAAGRSLLDPVATARVLERLRNGGTGRNDELARLTGQERKILDLIGEGLTNRQIGERLHLAEKTIKNYVSSLLSKLGMERRSQAAAYVARRQMERR
- a CDS encoding Bro-N domain-containing protein translates to MNEPSKRPEAGKKYEAIDVSDFVYAATGHRIRRLTMPDGNHWFPAVDVCRQLGHTNSRQALADHVPDDHREILETVTGAYGLSIPAGREWRRDLNVISLQGLILLVNACTKPSCAPFKQWAAEVIETVQREGSYTLEEAEVQPSEPGAPIAYAMPDQVAEAIVRLEERNLQADEQFAAAQHKSIALQEAIVESQREILETQRATLAAQQAIALAMERIADRLDALALERPTHTADSLSQPTTESVLADWRRRLSVTEDVWTVAVVIAPVLVEEGELRQPLESIAARTGLSVHRVNECLRLLRKHACIRSQGATEGGAPVYVLHRS
- a CDS encoding serine hydrolase, coding for MITATKGLRVRRAAAVAITTGAVLATGALTAAPAQALTTPTITAKGGFLMNSATGSTLYSKAPNTKRLTASTTKIMTAKVVLSQSNLNLDAKVTIKKAYSDYIVSKGASSARLIVGDKVTVRQLLYGMMLPSGCDAAMALADKFGTGSTVSARTKSFIAKMNTTARSLGMTNTKFDSFDGISNGANASTPKDLTLLARNVMKNSTFKSVVKTKSYTAKTITKTGSTRTMGAWTNTNTLLGWNGTLGIKTGSGTDSKYCLVFAATKNGESVIGTVMTSSSAANRTTDVKKLINYGYAKIS
- a CDS encoding alpha-ketoacid dehydrogenase subunit beta; the encoded protein is MAVEKMALAKAINESLRRALDTDPKVLVMGEDVGKLGGVFRVTDGLQKDFGEDRVIDTPLAESGIVGTAIGLALRGYRPVVEIQFDGFVFPAYDQIVTQLAKMHARSLGKVKMPVVVRIPYGGGIGAVEHHSESPEALFAHVAGLKVVSPSNASDAYWMMQQAIQSDDPVIFFEPKRRYWDKSEVNTEAIPGPLHKAQVVREGTDLTLVAYGPMVKLCQEVADAAAEEGKSLEVVDLRSVSPLDFDAIQASVEKTRRLVVVHEAPVFFGSGAEIAARITERCFYHLEAPVLRVGGYHAPYPPARLEEEYLPGLDRVLDTVDRALAY
- the pdhA gene encoding pyruvate dehydrogenase (acetyl-transferring) E1 component subunit alpha; the encoded protein is MTVESTAARKPRRSAGTRKSPSTKPELVQLLTPEGKRVKNAEYDKYVADITPEELRGLYRDMVLTRRFDAEATSLQRQGELGLWASLLGQEAAQIGSGRALRDDDYVFPTYREHGVAWCRGVDPTNLLGMFRGVNNGGWDPNSNNFHLYTIVIGSQTLHATGYAMGVAKDGADSAVIAYFGDGASSQGDVAESFTFSAVYNAPVVFFCQNNQWAISEPTEKQTRVPLYQRAQGFGFPGVRVDGNDVLASLAVTKWALERARAGEGPTLVEAYTYRMGAHTTSDDPSKYRADEEREAWEAKDPILRLRRYLEASNHADEGFFAELETESEALGRRVREVVRAMPDPDRFALFEHAYADGHALVDEERAGFAAYQASFADGEGA
- a CDS encoding GntR family transcriptional regulator — translated: MSLAVKQPPAADRVYAHVKQGVLDRRYEGGSLLTEGELAEAVGVSRTPVREALLRLEVEGLIKLYPKKGALVLPVSAQEIADVVETRQLVEGHAVRKAVPASPQLLARLEELLAQQKEQAATGDLAGAAVTDRCFHAEIVRSGGNEILSRLYDQLRDRQLRMGVAVMHAHPDRITKTLAEHEQILRALRAGDAEAVVGLIHGHVEWFSHLARGEVR
- a CDS encoding dihydrolipoamide acetyltransferase family protein — encoded protein: MTTMTDASVREFKMPDVGEGLTEAEILKWYVQVGDTVTDGQVVCEVETAKAAVELPIPYDGVVRDLHFPEGTTVDVGTSIIAIDVSGGADAQAPAEAAQAPVAAAPVADADEKKPEGRQPVLVGYGVATSSTKRRPRKGAEVPVQQASAAVQTELNGHGAAPVPESRPLAKPPVRKLAKDLGVDLATVIPSGPDGIITREDVHAAVTQTGTVTPTETPAPVTTAPVTQVPAVPAAPVASYDTARETRVPVKGVRKATAAAMVGSAFTAPHVTEFVTVDVTRTLKLVEELKQDKDFTGLRVNPLLLIAKALLVAIRRNPDVNASWDEANQEIVLKHYVNLGIAAATPRGLIVPNIKDADAKTLPQLAEALGELVATAKEGRTSPAAMQGGTVTITNVGVFGVDTGTPILPPGESAILAVGAIKLQPWVHKGKVKPRQVTTLALSFDHRLVDGELGSKLLADVAAILEQPKKLITWA